tagcttgttagctgctaacaaagagacgcagAAGTGATCAACACGtcgctaagcagagatcaagtTTAAGTGTCAAGTGTtgggattgtgtgaaaatgtgcgaaaaaacgacagcagagtacgaggaggaactttctccaataaaagaggagaaggagcgacaacatcaactactggacgcagTTTTCAAGGAACATCAAGTTGTgtcacacagaacaggtttgtttacttcttactctcacatgtttactaactttatatgtCATTATTAACACTGTTTTTAAGTATATTGATTATGAAGAAATCTAGCTGGGCTGATGCATTTCTTTGTTTTCGTATTGATCAAGAAAACGAGACGGATTATAAATagtacacatatttaatggctctCATTTTTCCATAAACTTATTAAATGCAGTTAAAGTTATTttgaacaacaaagatgactaatttatttataaatatttgtaCGGTAACTGGTGCTGCTTATACAGCTGTAACAACAAGTAAAATGActaataaaatgttaatttgaaAGAAAAGAGAggccatctatccatttttttcccacttgtccctttttgggggtcgcgggggagtgctggagcctatctcagctgcattctgttggagggcagcgtacaccctggacaagttgcctcctcatcgcagggccaacacagatagacagacaacattcacacactagggaccatttagtgttgccaatcaacctatccccaggtgcatgtctttggaggtgggaggggcctatccccaggtgcatgtctttggaggtgggaggggcctatcaatcaatcaatcaatcaatgtttatttatatagccccaaatcacaaatgtctcaaaggactgcacaaatcattacgactacaacatcctcggaagaacccacaaaagggcaaagaaaactcacacccagtgggcagggagaattcacatccagtgggacgccagtgacaatgctgactatgagaaaccttggagaggacctcagatgtgggcaacccccccccccccccccctctatccccaggtgcatgtctttggaggtgggaggggcctatccctaggtgcatgtctttggaggtgggagtaagccggagtacctggagggaacccacgcagtcacggggagaacatgcaaagtccacacagaaagatcccgagcccgggattgaactaagtactactcagaaccttcgtattgtgaggtacatgcactaacccctgttccaccgtgctgcctagaaAGGAAAGTGATAAAAAACTATCACCCTTGTGACAAGTTAATATTTcgcactgatggtcctaatattacaaacaaacAGCTCCAAACAGACCCCTGGGATACACTTAGTTATGGCTGGTTTACTAAGCTGTATGTCCCGGGTGAGGGAGTCCCTTATGACTAAGAGGtgttagaaagatagtgacagagaatataacaaggatggacaataaaaaaaaaaaaaaaaaaaaaaaaatatatatatatatatatatatatatatatgttagggctgggcaacgattaaacattttaatcgaagtaaATCGcattatttctccgattaatcgcgattaactgcattgtatacgcaaagcccaataatgaattcaaaagtagtgtgtagtgcacttttattggaattttctcccacatgaacaaaagcgccaaaacatttgttgtgcaaacacaatttaaatcagtccttgttaaacagtagcagttgaatagcatattttatgaaaatcaactcaaaaaatgtaaatacaaacatttaagcttattgccactgccagggtatttaagttatcctgtttgttatggaaaataaatataatctacatacaaatctctgagccacaatcataacatctgaacaggcaatttctgaggtaacagcagaaacatttttttttatcagggatcttatgtttaaaaaacctatattataggtagtgggctgttttagggaatttttgatcaaattatccgtagtagcaatattaataatgttgtgtttattatgcgtagtgcacttaaaataattatgaccatatctaggaattgatatgatgggaattttccgattgtttgcttggtgctttgataaactgaaggcatcatatacatggtactatattgtgatgttatgagccagggaaaaaaagaactaccctacccagcatgcaacaggagtgacgagcatgcgcggtagcccggtataggttgtgtcgccatgacggcatcttgtatgttgtgatatgcacgctctgaaagtaaacgttaagaactcagccaacactcctggtctgcattattcataaatagacagacaacacatatactccgctgcttcacaggccgctggatgtagccggcaaagtattcccatgctagctagccggtctagcaagcacgcgtcattcagtccaaaacggcccgatctatccacattcagaattgtctggcggtcgtaagtgatcccggagtgaccacgctgtaagccagccaggaaattcgcagaattgtccggtatttttgccaaatgttccatctttaccaagagccccttcacgccgaagcccgtccgggcgccgccatctttataagaaaaggtgttaacaaaataaaagcatgtaaacaacatacgcaaatgtgcgataaaataattgtcggcgttaatagattgaggagttaactcgtaattaacgcattaatttgcccacccctaatatatatatatatatatatatatatatatatatatatatatatatatatatatatatatatatatatataaaatacatagagCTATACTTCCCCTTGGTGTCTGAGCCGTCATCTccctttgttatatatatatatatatatatatatatatatatatatatatatatatatatatatatatatatatatatatccatccatccatttactaccgcttattccctcttggggtcggagggggcgctggcgcctatctcagctacaatcgggcgggaggcggggtacaccctggacaagtcgccacctcatcgcagggccaacacagatagacagacaacattcacacactagggaccatttagtgttgccaatcaacctatccccaggtgcatgtctttggaggtgggaggggcctatccccaggtgcatgtctttggagttgggaggggcctatccccaggtgcaagtatttggagatgggaggggcctatccccaggtgcatgtctttgaaagtgggaggaagccggagtacccggagggaacccacgcattcacggggagaacatgcaaactccacacagaaagatccccagcctggatttgaacccaggactgcaggaccctcgtattgtgaggcagacgcactaacccctccttcaccgtgaagccctatatatatatatatgtatatatatatatatgtatatatatatatatatatatatatatatatatatatatatatatatatatatatatatatatatatatatatatatatatatatatatatatatatatatatgtgtatatatatgtatgtatgtatacatgtatgtatgtatacatatatgtatgtatgtatacatgtatgtatgtatacatatatgtatgtatatatacatatatgtatgtatatatatatgtatgtatacatgtatgtatgtatatatatatatgtatgtatgtatgtatgtatgtatatatatatatatgtatgtatatatgtatgtatatatatatatgtatgtatgtatatatatgtatgtatatatatatatgtatgtatgtatatatatgtatgtatatatatatatatgtatgtatatatatatatgtatgtatgtatgtatatatgtatatatatatgtatatatgtatgtatatatatatatatatatatatatatatatatgtgtgtgtgtgtgtgtgtatatatatagctagaattcactgaaagtcaagtatttcatataaatatatatatagattttttaaatcgattttttaaatttatttttcagtatttttttatcaatccaacaaaacattacacagaaataccataacaatgcaatccaattccaaaaccaaacctgacccagcaacactcagaactgcaataaacagagcaattgagagaagacacaaacaccacacagaacaaaccaaaagtagggaaacaaaaatgaatattatcaacaacagtatcaatattagttataatttcagcatagcagtgattaaaaatccctcattgacattatcattagacatttataaaaaataaaaaaaaagaacaacagtgtcacagtggcttacacttgcatggcatctcataagctggacaacacactgtgtccaatgttttcacaaagataagatGAATCATATTTTTAgttagtttaatagttaaaacaaattacattattgcaatcagttgataaaacattgtcctttacaattataaaagttttttacaaaaatctactactctgcttgcatgtcagcagactggggtagatcctgctgaaatctatgtattgaatgaatacagaatccttttgaatcggggaaaaatcctttttgaatcgggaatcgtgttgaattggaaaaaaatcaattttgaatcgaatcgtgacccaataatcgatattgaatcgaatcgtgggacactcaaagattcgcagccctaatacacatatatatatatatatatatatatattaggggtgggcaaattcatgcgttaattacgagttaactcatcaatctattaacgccgacaattattttatcgcacatttgcgtatgttgtttacatgcttttattttgttaacgccttttcttataaagatggcggcgcccggacgggcttcggcgtggaggggctcttggtaaagatggaacatttggcaaaaatagcggacaattctgcgaatttcctggctggcttacagcgtggtcactccgggatcacttacgaccgccagacaattctggatgtggatagatcgggccgttttggactgaatgacgcgtgcttgctagaccggctagctagcatgggaatactttgccggctacatccagcggcctgtgaagcagcggagtatatgtgttgtctgtctatttatgaataatgcagaccaggagtgttggctgagttcttaacgtttactttcagagcgtgcatatcacaacatacaagatgccgtcatggcgacacaacctataccgggctaccgcgcatgctcctcactcctgttgcatgctgagtagggtagttctttttttccctggctcataacatcacaatatagtaccatgtatatgatgccttcagtttatcaaagcaccaagcaaacaatcggaaaattcccatcatatcaattcctagatatggtcataattattttaagtgcactacgcagaataaacacaacattattaatattgctactacggataatttgattaaaaattccctaaaacagcccactacctataatataggttttttaaacataagatccctgataaaaaaaaaaatgttcctgctgtttcctcagaaattgcctgttcggatgttatgattgtggctcagagatttgtatgtagattatatttattttccataacaaacaggataacttaaataccctggcagtggcaataagctcaaatgtttgtatttacattttttgagttgattttcatcaaatatgctatttaactgctactgtttaacaaggactgatttaaattgtgtttgcacaacaaatgttttggcgcttttgttcatgtgggagaatattccaataaaggtgcactacacactacttttgaattcattattgggctttgcgtatacaatgcagttaatcgcgattaatcggagaaatagtgcgattaacttcgatcaaaatttttaattgttgcccagccctaatatatatatatatatatatatatatatatatatatatatatatatatatatatatatatatatatatatatatatatatatatttacgtgtATCAGGGCTGGGCGGTTATGATTGTGTTCGTGATAAACATTGTTTAATCAGactttgtgtttgtgtctgcAAAGTTTCAACTCCTTTGATTTAATATGTACTAAAAACTGTTTGTTGAAAtaattttttagtttgtttgtgcACATGTAATTAAAGGATATAAATTATAATATACCATATGAAAGTTTTGGTTAgtaattgttaaaggggaacattatcacaatttcaaaagggttaaaaacaattaaaaatcagttcccagtggcttgttgtatgttctgaagtttttttcaaaattttaccggtctcggaatacccctaaataaagtgccttattttcggctctctgcaaagacactggccatttccctgtgacgtcacacagtgctgccaatgtaaacaaacaatgggaataccacagcaagatatagcgacattagctcggattcaaactcggatttcagcgacttaagtgattcaacagattacgcatgtattgaaacagatggttggagtatgaaaatattgaagaagaaactgaagccattgagcgaatagctattgacgctattcatagccatagcatggccgaatagctgcgttagcatcgccggtaaaatgtgcggaccaaacgatcaggactttcgcaacttttgacactggagcaacttgaatccgtcgattggtaagtgtttgtttcgcattaaatgtgggtggaaggaaacgtaatatagttgcaaatgcatctgcaggttatccatacatctctgtgccatgtctgccttagcatcgccggtcaaatgtggagacactctggcacattcaatgggggtctggcggcagacactttggcatcttggggccagtggtgcaacttgaatccctccctgttagtgttgttacaccctccgacaacacaccgacgaggcatgatgtctccaaggttccaaaaaatagtcgaaaaaacggaaaataacagagctgagacccggtgtttgtaatgtgttgaaaatgaaaatggtgggtgtgttacctcggcaacgtcacattctgacgtcatcgcctccagcgcgataaacagaaaggcgtttaattcgccaaaattcaccaatttagagtccgtaaatcggttaaaaaaatagatggtcttttttctgcaccatcaaggtatatattgacgcttacataggtctgctgataatgttcccctttaagttgaaataaaagtgttataatattTAGTACACCACTGATACTTGGTTTACGGCTGAATGTTTGTGACGACAAGCAAATAAACAAATTAACTTTGAGAGTAATAATAGTTTTTCTGTTTACCCCAACAAAACGTACCGAAAAAGAAGGAAAACCGTGGCACTAAAACCAAGTATGGACCGTAGCGCGGGTTACCTGTGCTTTTGCATCTCTAGTAAGCACAATtacatgtactgtatcaacaAAATGACAGTAGTCAGCTGTTggcatccatccagccattttctaccgcttattccatatggggtcgctggcgcctatctcagctacaatcgggcggaaggcggcgtacaccctggacaagtcgccacctcattgcagggccaacacagattgacagtcaacattcacacactagggaccatttagtgttgccaatcaacctgttgGCATATTTGACCTCAATTAAACCTGGCAGAAATGTTTGATACAGTAGTACTGTGGTAGTAAACAGTAGGAGTGCGGTACTTGGTGTAATCCTGCACTGGACAATCCGCTTTATTAAAACATTTCAGAAATCATTATAGTCTGAGATCGAGATCGGATGCGATGAAATAAAATATTAATTGTGATAATTTTTGTACCCATTTTGATTAACCTAAATATTCACAACTGAACTTTATGGACGGGGGGCGGGACTGTAACTGGCATAGCCGAACCGGCCAATTCTCGAACCAGAATCTAGTTGCATCGGTTTATCGTTAACAATCCTACTTGttagtacgtgagatttttctgctgtttattttgtgttttttcatgacTTGTTGTATTGCTTTTGTTATTCTCTGATATACGGTATGGTCGTGACAGCTTGAATGTCAACGTGGTGATTGATCCTAGACATTGTCAGAACATATGCAGGACAATGTCCAGTGGGACTGGACTTTTCTAAAACATGTGTTTGTattcttgtgtcctgcagatgtcTGTAAAGAACATCTTCTCCCTGAGCAGCAGGAGTGGACCTGCCGAATGGAGCAGGGAAAACCACAACCCCgccactttaaagaggaagaggagccaCCGcctcctcacattaaagaggaagagaagTCACGTCCTCCTCATATTAAGGAAGAAGTGGTGGAGAAacagacccctcacattaaagaggaagaggagccaAAGcctcctcacattaaagaggaagagaagTCACACATTCCTCATATTAAGGAAGAAGTGGAGGAGAAacagacccctcacattaaagaggaagaggaggaatacCGCATCAGTCAAGAAGGAGAGCATAAAAGAGTGGaagaggttgatgtcaccaaaaTGCCATTCACTGTTGtcattgtgaagagtgaagatgaggtCAAAAGTGAAAGTAAGGAGAAGAGTGAGGTGGAGCCTTCAAGCAGCAGCTCAATTCAACACATGAAAACAGAAGCTGATgaagaccactgtggaggatcaccagcagacaagctcttagctccactgtcagatagtgaggacataACGTCACACTCTTCTGACACTGATGATGACATGTCATGTCACGCTGACATCACACACTATAAATGCTCTCACTGTGGCAAAACTTTCAAATATCATTgtcatttaaaaacacacatgagaacgcacaccggtGAAAAACCATTCACGTGCTCATTTTGTAGTAAAAGATTCTCCCGGAAAGAACAACTGAAAGTGCAcataagaacacacactggtgaaaaaccttatgCCTGTTCAAGTTGCAACAAAAGCTTCGGAGAAAAGGCAACACTTGTACtccacatgagaacgcacaccggcGAAAAACCGTACATGTGCTCAATTTGTGGTAAAAGATTCTCCCAAAAGCATCATTTGAAAGCACACGCAAGAAAAAGCGCTGCTGAAAAAACGTGTTCATCTTCAACCCACGGTGAAGATTTTACACGAAATACCGATTTCAAACAGGATATGACTCCTCACACTGAAGACAAACCATTCAAGTGCTCAATTTGTGAGAAAAGATTCTCCCGAAAGGAACATTTGAAA
The sequence above is drawn from the Nerophis ophidion isolate RoL-2023_Sa linkage group LG03, RoL_Noph_v1.0, whole genome shotgun sequence genome and encodes:
- the LOC133549007 gene encoding zinc finger protein 271-like isoform X1; the encoded protein is MCEKTTAEYEEELSPIKEEKERQHQLLDAVFKEHQVVSHRTDVCKEHLLPEQQEWTCRMEQGKPQPRHFKEEEEPPPPHIKEEEKSRPPHIKEEVVEKQTPHIKEEEEPKPPHIKEEEKSHIPHIKEEVEEKQTPHIKEEEEEYRISQEGEHKRVEEVDVTKMPFTVVIVKSEDEVKSESKEKSEVEPSSSSSIQHMKTEADEDHCGGSPADKLLAPLSDSEDITSHSSDTDDDMSCHADITHYKCSHCGKTFKYHCHLKTHMRTHTGEKPFTCSFCSKRFSRKEQLKVHIRTHTGEKPYACSSCNKSFGEKATLVLHMRTHTGEKPYMCSICGKRFSQKHHLKAHARKSAAEKTCSSSTHGEDFTRNTDFKQDMTPHTEDKPFKCSICEKRFSRKEHLKIHIRTHTGEKPYMCSICGKRFAQKHHLKAHASKSSAEKTCSSKTHSDDYAQKTDLKPHRTPQTGDKPFMCIICKKRFPRKQQLEIHRRTHTGEKPYMCSTCGKRFAQKHHLKAHASKSSAEKTCSSSTHGEDHAQKTDLKPRMTPHTEDKPFMCIICKKRFPRKQQLENHHRTHTGEKPYSCSNCRKSFAEKSKLTLHMRTHTGEKPYSCSCCNKSYADRSALVRHITRRTGEKPVICYICGKGFERSEYLKEHMKMHAEKVLSCSACAEIFLSKDQCNKHKCAGENSSSK